The genomic window GGTGAAAGAGCCAGTGGAGACCCTGGTATCCAAAGGGTGGCCGGCACAATGGCAGGGATGGACACCACTGACTCTGACTCAGTTATAGTTTTGAGCCAAGGCTTAGGCTCTTCTCTCTTGATGGAAGGGAAGATCTTTAAGTGCCCTGAGTCTATAGAGATTTTCTTCCTCTCAGCCTGGGAGAGTTGAGGCCCAATCTCAGCAAGCCCTCTCTGGGGTGAGGTGATGGCTTTCAGGGCTCCTAAATGCAGCCATTCTTTTTGTGACTCTACAAGGGCCTTAGCCAGCAGCTGGCACAGGAATTGGTAGGTATTTTGGGAAAGTTGCTTTTGGTCCTGGAGCTTCTGCAGAGTGACTTTCAGCCACTCCTGATCCTTCTCACTAAGCTCCAGAATGTCATCAGTGAGGTTGAGGTCAGCCACCCTGATGGGTTGTCCTAGCATGATCTGCTGCAGTAGCTGAAACCACTTCTCATTGGCCTTGCTCTTtagcttctctttttttgggCACATAAGAGGGAACTTTGAGCCTTTTGAGCTGGTTGAACTTCAGGGGGGACTCCTTTTCTCTATTTGTTTGACCTTTGGCTTTATCTTCCAGAGCCACTGCCTCCCCAGGCTTCAGAAGCTTATCCTTAAATTGGGATAGAATGAGTTTCTTCTTGATAGCTGCCCATGAACTGGTGACCTCCCATGAACTGGTTACCCATAGCATTACATCTTCAAGTCTCTTAACAGTTTCCTGGTACTTTTCTTTTTCCCGAACCAGAGGGAAAGGAACCGGCTTCATAATTTCTGGCCCCATGTCTTTCTTCTTAACTGCTCTGCCTTGAAGTTTCCTCAAAATGCCTTTCTTTGAAGTGAATGGACTCCTTTCCATAGCCATTTCAGTGATTCGagatgtctttctctttttcctcttcctcctcctccatctcatcttcctcttcctcctcttcttcctcttcctcctcctcctcttcctccaaaaTCATCTCCAAACCACGTTCCTTGAATGTGCTgaccctctcctcttttctccatttcctttccttcttataTTTTTGAACCTTTCTTTTAAGGCTCTTCAACCCTTCTTCAGCTCCGGAGTCTCCTTTATATCCTCTTTGGTCAACTTAGCCTCTTCAAAGAGCTTGTCTCTTTATTTCATGGCCAACTTCCATTCCTTCATGACGATTTTGAACTCCTTGCTGAAGACTGACTTTTCCAAATTGGCCAGGTTAGTCTTCTTCTTTGCCAGCTTTCTTTCCACATCAGCCATAATTTCTCTTTGGTGAGCCAGATATTCCTCTCTCAGGGCTACTTCCCTCTCCTTCAGGAAAGGGTCTCTCTAGACCTTCAGAAAATCTAACCTTCCCCTCCTCTGTCAGAAGagcttctattattttctattttcttactcTCCTCCTTGACCAGCTTTCTCATCCTCCAGAAATCTCCCTTCTTTCCGCAGCTGCCTCCTCCATTTCCAGAGCTCCCACCTCATTGTTGCCTTTTTCTCATAGTCCTTATCTTCTATTATAGCTTTCGTTGTCCTGGAAAATTCCCTCTTCTCCTGAAgcttctgtctctcctcttctgTTTTCTGCTTTCTCTTATGTTCACTGTCATATTAGTGCTCCCTTAGCTTTGCCCCTTCCTCATCTGAGTTGGACTCCTCACTCAATTCTTCATTCTCAACAAGTTCACTTTCTTTCAAGATGTacaacttctctctctccttagagGATTCACTCACTTCCCCAATTGAAGAAGGCTCTACTCTTTCAGTCTTTTGCAGCTGCCTCTTTTCTctgtctattcttttttcttcttgaagctttttctttttttccttcaacaaaATCTCAACAAAGAGCTCCTTTTTCTTCATGACCACTTCTTTCTCTTGCTCATCCAGTCTTCTCCTCTTGCCCCTAAGGATCCTTTGTTGTAAAACAAAGCTCTCTTCCCCCATGAACTCTTCAGGAAAGCTCAGCTCCATCTCCTTCTGCAACATCACTTGCTTCTGTTGGAGTAGCTCCTTGATCACCTCTGACATTTCTGCAGCAAGCTGATTTTCTTCTAGCAACAGGTTTATTTCTTTCCTGGGGATCTTAAATTCCTCCACCATGAATTTAACCATTTTCTGTCTGGTTGGTTTCTATCTGGTCAAGTGAcagctttccttgcttttgaaGCAAGTTCTGCATTTTCTCTAACAGTTCCAGCTCTTTTGCCCAGAGCATCTGCTTATCAAATGTCTCCTCAGATGATCCCTCTTCAGAAGGCACTTCCTCAGATGGTCTCTCTTCTAACACTCCTTACTCAAATATTGCCTCCTTAGGGGGTTTCTCCTTTGATGGCCTCTCTTCAGACAGTCCTTCCTCAGATGGTCAATtttctgacattttcttctcAAATGTCAGCTCCTCAGATGGCCTCTTCTTTGGCAGCCACTCCTTATATGGCCTGTCCTCAGATGGCCTCTCTTTAGACACCTCCTTCTCAAATGTGACCTccttaagttttctcttcttgGGTGGTTTCTCCTTAGGCAGCCGCTCCTTAGATGGCCTCTCCTTAAGCAGTCTCTCCCTAGATGGCCTCTCCTTAAATGGCCTCTACATAGGCAGCTTCTCTTTAGATGGCCTCTCTGTAGGCAGCCTCTCCTTAGGCAACCTCTCCCTAGACGGTCTCTCCTTAGGCAACTTCTCCTCTGATGGTATCtccttaaatgatctctccttagGCAGCCTCTCCTTAAATGGTCTGCCCTTAGATGATTTCTCTTTAGGTGTCTTCTCCTCTGGCAGCTCCTCCTTAGATTGCTTCTTTTCAGACAAATGTTCTTTAGATGGCCTCTTCTTGGGCAGCCTCTCCTTGGGCGGTCTCTCCTTAGGCAACTTCTCCTTAAATGGCTTCTGTTCAGGTACCCTCTGCTTAGAAGGTTTCTCCTTAGGTATCTTTTCCTCAGGCATGCCCCCGTTGGATGTCTTCCCTTCAAGCAGCCTCTCCTTTCGCAACCTCTCCTTAGATGGCTTCTCCTCAAGTGCTTTCTCCTCAGGCAGTCCCTCTCTAGAGGTCTTCTCTTTAGGCTCATTCTCCTTAGATGGCTTCTCCATAGGCAGCCCCTCTTCCTCTTCAGAAGGCTTCTCCTCAGGCAGCGCCTCTTCTCCTTAGGAGACTTCTTCAGCAGCTTCTGCTCAGAGGGCTTCTCCCCAGGCAGCCCCTCCTCAGGGGACTTCTCCACAGGCAGTCCCTCTTCAAAGGGCTTCTCCCCAGGCAGCCTCTCCTTAGGAGGCCTCTCTGCAGGCAACCCCTCCTCAGGGGGCTTCTCTTCAGGTAGCCCCTCCTCAGAGGACTTCTCCTTTGGTGTGCCTTCCTCCAAAATCCCTTTTGACATAGGTATTTCTAGCCCTTCTTCCAAGGGCCTCTTCTCCCAAAGATGTTGTTTCTTCttgtgtcttttctttctccctttctaatCCTTCTCTGGGACTCTTTCCATGTTGTCCTTTGCAGCTGCCTTCTTCACCCCAATCAGTTCCTCCTGAGAAACAGAGATCTGGTCCTCCTCAGGGATGCGATCTTCATCCTTTCCCAACCTTCactcttccttttccctaattCTGCCCTCCAAGTTAAGCATAAACTTAGCCTCTGATTCTTCCTATATATCCTTGAATAAGGCTGTGTCCTCTAAGACCCCAgactcttcttttcccttccttttcatttcttctcccagttCTGCCTTTAACTAGgtcaattctctttctttcctggtCAGTTCTTCCTCTCTCCTGGCCAGGTCATTTTCTTCCTTGGCCAGTCTTTCCACCTCCTCTAGTTGTTTGTGTCCCTCGAACATCTTCCACTCTTGCTTCCTGAGTTTTTCCTTTTGTGAGTTTAAGCCTTTAATATCGAaggaaaacattttcctttttctgaccttCTGAATTTCCAACTCCTCTGACTCAATCTCTGCCTTTCCCTCCATTTCCTCTAAGATCACAtcttcctcattcttcttcttactccacttccttctccttctcctcctccacttcctcctcaactgtctccttttccttcttcacttcctccatttcctccttctactccacttcctcctcctccatttcctcctctactTCCTCCACCACCTCTTCCTCCTGTGAAGATGGTAGCAAAGGACATATGGCCTGGAAGAGCTCCCAGCTTGGAGACTGCTTATCTAGCTTCTTCTCAGCCATGGTCACTATCTCTTGGCCCAGATTCTCAGCTAAGTCTTTTTGGGAATCTGTTATTCTCTTGTTCACTAGTTGGAAGATGTCATCCCTCCAAGGTTCCTCTTCTCCCTGTCCAATGGAGTGACCTTTCCCCTTGGGAACCACCTTATCCTCCTTCTCCTTTGTCCTCCAAAATTTTGTCCCCTTCTTCAGATTCTCCCTTCACCTCAGCTTTGTGCTTCTTAGTCCCCTTGACTCACTTCCTCTGGGGTATTTCTTTGAcctcctttaagctttccttttgCCGAACATTCCTTAGGACCTTCAGGCTCACATCATTATATTTAATTCAAGGCTTCTTGAGTCTGATTGATAATCCAGTGATGTCTGTTTCTGGACACCCTTGACTCCTCACTCTGGATTCTCTATGTGGATGCTGAGTGACTGACAATATTGATTGGTGGCTTACCTCTGCCTTGCCCTCAGCACTTTCCAACAGTGTCTCAATAGAGGTAGCGGATGAGAAGCGTTTTCCAACATCTTGACTTCCACCTTTGGACTTCTTGAGGGAATCCAAAGTC from Macrotis lagotis isolate mMagLag1 chromosome 2, bilby.v1.9.chrom.fasta, whole genome shotgun sequence includes these protein-coding regions:
- the LOC141510881 gene encoding LOW QUALITY PROTEIN: uncharacterized protein LOC141510881 (The sequence of the model RefSeq protein was modified relative to this genomic sequence to represent the inferred CDS: substituted 1 base at 1 genomic stop codon): MEKPSKENEPKEKTSREGLPEEKALEEKPSKERLRKERLLEGKTSNGGMPEEKIPKEKPSKQRVPEQKPFKEKLPKERPPKERLPKKRPSKEHLSEKKQSKEELPEEKTPKEKSSKGRPFKERLPKERSFKEIPSEEKLPKERPSRERLPKERLPTERPSKEKLPMXRPFKERPSRERLLKERPSKERLPKEKPPKKRKLKEVTFEKEVSKERPSEDRPYKEWLPKKRPSEELTFEKKMKEINLLLEENQLAAEMSEVIKELLQQKQVMLQKEMELSFPEEFMGEESFVLQQRILRVDQRGYKGDSGAEEGLKSLKRKVQKYKKERKWRKEERVSTFKERGLEMILEEEEEEEEEEEEEEEDEMEEEEEEKEKDISNH